One stretch of Natronolimnobius baerhuensis DNA includes these proteins:
- the npdG gene encoding NADPH-dependent F420 reductase, which produces MRLALLGGTGDFGEGLALRFARDTDHEILIGSRDPERAREAVTAYEDTLETHGASGSIKGFTNEMVADRADIVVLAVPPYYVGDTVDAIADKLDGDTILVSPAVGMKRDENGMHYHSPPAGSTTELVANRAPAGTPVVGTYHNLPANTLADLETEIDFDTPVVGDTDAVQMVISLTNEVEGLRGLAAGPLANAREVESLTPLVINITKYNSELDEAGVKWV; this is translated from the coding sequence ATGCGACTTGCACTGCTCGGCGGGACCGGAGACTTTGGGGAAGGGCTGGCGCTTCGGTTCGCTCGCGACACCGATCACGAAATCCTCATCGGCTCGCGCGACCCGGAACGCGCCCGCGAGGCCGTGACAGCGTACGAAGACACCCTCGAGACCCACGGCGCGTCCGGCTCGATCAAGGGCTTTACCAACGAAATGGTCGCGGACAGAGCCGACATCGTCGTCCTCGCAGTCCCGCCGTACTACGTCGGTGACACGGTTGACGCGATTGCAGACAAACTCGATGGCGATACGATTCTCGTCTCGCCCGCTGTCGGCATGAAACGCGATGAAAACGGCATGCACTATCACTCTCCGCCCGCCGGCAGCACGACCGAACTCGTCGCGAATCGCGCACCTGCGGGCACCCCCGTCGTCGGCACCTACCATAACCTTCCTGCGAACACCCTCGCCGACCTCGAGACCGAGATTGACTTCGACACTCCCGTCGTCGGCGACACAGACGCCGTCCAGATGGTTATTTCGCTCACAAACGAAGTCGAGGGCCTCCGCGGACTCGCGGCTGGTCCACTCGCGAACGCGCGCGAAGTCGAGAGCCTCACCCCGCTCGTGATCAACATCACGAAATACAACAGCGAACTGGATGAGGCCGGCGTGAAGTGGGTCTAA
- a CDS encoding glycerophosphodiester phosphodiesterase, translating to MSGPSLIAHRGYAGIAPENTVGAAVRAAGHDATTMIEIDVQPAACGTPVVIHDTALDGRRDGRPLTDATGPVWDASLEALAETSVLGTDESVPTLRTLLEAIPDTVGVNVELKNPGCAPTELRVGEALDAATREERQAVWQPFVERVVDDCVEAVFGGEVLFSTFCEGALAAVRDVTPHYGVAPLVWDDLEAGLELARRYDCEAIHPPRNVIAETALSSTAYAGFTASEPAVDVLETAHAEGRAVNVWTVETWQQAAQLEAAGVDGLIAEYPGVLEWAADASE from the coding sequence ATGAGCGGTCCTTCACTCATCGCCCATCGCGGCTATGCCGGCATCGCCCCCGAAAACACCGTTGGCGCGGCCGTTCGTGCGGCCGGTCACGACGCGACGACGATGATCGAAATCGACGTCCAGCCCGCCGCTTGCGGAACACCGGTTGTCATCCACGACACCGCACTCGATGGGAGACGTGATGGCCGCCCGTTGACCGACGCGACGGGTCCCGTCTGGGACGCCTCGCTCGAGGCGCTCGCAGAAACCAGCGTCCTCGGCACTGACGAATCCGTCCCGACGCTTCGGACACTGCTCGAGGCGATTCCGGACACCGTCGGCGTTAACGTCGAACTGAAGAATCCGGGCTGTGCGCCAACCGAACTGCGTGTCGGTGAGGCTCTCGACGCTGCCACACGCGAGGAGCGCCAGGCTGTCTGGCAGCCGTTCGTCGAGCGCGTCGTCGATGACTGTGTCGAGGCTGTGTTCGGTGGTGAGGTGCTCTTCTCGACGTTCTGTGAAGGCGCACTCGCAGCGGTTCGTGACGTCACGCCCCACTATGGGGTCGCCCCGCTCGTCTGGGATGACCTCGAGGCCGGACTGGAACTTGCTCGTCGCTACGACTGCGAGGCGATCCATCCACCCAGAAACGTCATCGCCGAGACAGCGCTTTCGAGCACCGCCTATGCGGGTTTCACCGCCAGCGAACCCGCTGTCGACGTCCTCGAGACTGCCCATGCGGAGGGGCGAGCCGTCAACGTCTGGACCGTCGAGACCTGGCAGCAGGCTGCCCAACTCGAGGCTGCCGGTGTCGATGGGCTCATCGCGGAGTATCCGGGGGTTCTCGAATGGGCTGCCGACGCTTCGGAGTGA
- a CDS encoding FAD-dependent oxidoreductase, producing the protein MPNVPRTNTLPGEPTSPWLAETLEEPPVDSSAPSSDERPSSEEIPLEQAFGADDDPVDVAVIGAGIAGLSTAFELREQGQTVLVLERDRVGTGVTGKSTAKLTSQHGQIYDHLTREFGSRQARQYAQTQEDAIDTVEQRIADLGIECGFERVPSYLYSNEPDTMEREAEAARAAGLDATYVTSVPPFERSQAGVRFDEQAWFHPRKYLLGIADALAEDDDATIAEGTEVTDLEPGSPCQIRANGQRVRARQVVLATGFPIFDRAGYFARMHPKRSYVLGVRLDGRPPEGMYYRPGDPYRSVRTHRDEDGELLLVGGENHKTGQGGSTIDRYQRLLRWTREHFPVRSVEYHWSTQDYVPADQVPLVGRAGPRTENVSVATGFRGWGMTNGVAAGRLLAGLIAGDQPSTRSLFDPLRFTPKPSLGTTLTENADTASTFATDWLQTLFGPDHAALEPGEGTVIREGGKPVACARDADGDLHTTSAVCTHMYCVVEWNDAEGSWDCPCHGSRFDLDGEVLEGPATDPLPTRDTQSER; encoded by the coding sequence ATGCCCAACGTGCCCCGCACCAACACACTCCCCGGCGAACCGACCTCGCCCTGGCTTGCAGAGACACTCGAGGAGCCACCTGTTGACTCGTCCGCCCCCTCGAGTGATGAACGACCCTCGAGCGAGGAGATACCCCTCGAGCAGGCATTCGGCGCTGACGATGACCCAGTCGATGTCGCAGTGATTGGGGCTGGCATTGCCGGGCTGTCGACCGCATTCGAACTCCGAGAGCAAGGCCAGACCGTGCTCGTCCTCGAGCGCGACCGGGTTGGGACGGGTGTCACCGGCAAGTCGACAGCAAAACTGACGAGCCAACACGGACAGATCTACGATCACCTCACGCGAGAGTTCGGCTCGAGACAGGCACGCCAGTACGCCCAGACACAGGAAGACGCCATCGACACCGTCGAACAGCGAATCGCGGACCTCGGTATCGAGTGTGGGTTCGAACGGGTACCGTCGTATCTCTACAGTAACGAGCCCGATACCATGGAGCGCGAGGCTGAGGCTGCTCGAGCAGCAGGGCTTGATGCGACGTACGTCACGTCCGTGCCGCCGTTCGAGCGCTCGCAGGCCGGCGTCCGGTTCGACGAACAGGCGTGGTTCCACCCCAGAAAGTACCTCCTCGGGATCGCCGACGCGCTGGCCGAAGACGACGACGCGACGATTGCGGAGGGGACCGAAGTGACAGACCTCGAACCGGGATCGCCGTGTCAGATTCGGGCGAACGGACAGCGGGTTCGGGCACGGCAGGTTGTTCTCGCGACTGGCTTTCCGATATTCGACCGAGCGGGCTACTTCGCTCGGATGCATCCGAAACGATCCTACGTACTCGGCGTGCGACTCGACGGACGCCCACCTGAGGGGATGTATTACCGGCCGGGCGATCCCTATCGCTCGGTGCGGACCCACCGCGACGAGGACGGCGAACTGCTGCTCGTCGGCGGCGAAAACCACAAGACTGGACAGGGTGGGTCGACAATTGATCGCTATCAGCGACTGCTGCGCTGGACGCGCGAGCATTTTCCGGTTCGGTCGGTCGAGTACCACTGGTCAACGCAGGATTACGTTCCCGCAGATCAGGTGCCACTCGTCGGTCGTGCCGGCCCGCGAACCGAGAACGTCTCCGTCGCAACCGGCTTTCGCGGCTGGGGAATGACGAACGGCGTCGCAGCGGGCCGGCTGCTCGCGGGCCTGATCGCTGGCGACCAGCCATCGACACGGAGCCTGTTCGACCCGCTTCGATTCACCCCGAAGCCCTCGCTTGGAACGACGCTCACCGAGAACGCAGACACCGCGAGTACGTTCGCAACTGACTGGCTCCAGACGCTGTTCGGCCCCGACCACGCCGCCCTCGAGCCCGGCGAGGGAACCGTCATCCGCGAGGGTGGGAAACCGGTCGCCTGCGCTCGCGATGCCGACGGCGACCTGCATACGACCTCGGCCGTCTGTACCCACATGTACTGTGTCGTCGAGTGGAACGACGCCGAAGGCAGCTGGGACTGTCCCTGTCACGGCTCCCGATTCGACCTCGACGGCGAGGTACTCGAGGGGCCGGCAACCGACCCGTTACCGACTCGAGACACCCAGTCGGAGCGATAG
- a CDS encoding TIGR01548 family HAD-type hydrolase produces the protein MNADAVVLDIDGVLVDVADSYRRAILESVESVYDRTIRKDDIQLFKDAGGFNNDWELTDAAALYVLATEEGYDESLEAFTDAIAEEGGGLEAAESAVRDRIGARATQRVTERWDREQLRDVFQQLYLGAELYRGLEGGEPDRETRGFIHDEPIILEAETRDRLLAEYDVGVLTGRPEAEAEIALERVGLEDAISLEHRFTMDDWEEGKPHPRALTTLAERFDAERVVFVGDTLDDVRTATNAADADSEREYHGVGVLTGGLTGEEGRRKYEAEDAAAVLESVNEVPDLLEDA, from the coding sequence ATGAACGCAGACGCCGTCGTCCTCGACATCGACGGAGTGCTCGTCGACGTGGCCGACTCCTACCGGCGCGCAATCCTCGAGTCCGTCGAATCGGTCTATGACCGGACGATTCGCAAAGACGACATCCAGCTATTCAAAGACGCAGGCGGGTTCAACAACGACTGGGAATTGACCGACGCCGCTGCGTTGTACGTCCTCGCGACCGAGGAAGGGTACGACGAATCGCTCGAGGCATTCACGGACGCCATCGCGGAGGAGGGTGGCGGCCTCGAGGCGGCTGAATCCGCAGTCCGGGATCGAATCGGTGCGCGGGCAACCCAACGCGTCACAGAGCGCTGGGATCGCGAGCAGTTGCGTGACGTCTTCCAGCAACTGTATCTCGGTGCGGAGTTGTATCGCGGCCTCGAGGGTGGCGAACCCGACCGCGAGACCCGCGGGTTCATCCACGACGAGCCGATCATCCTCGAGGCTGAAACTCGCGACCGACTGCTCGCCGAGTACGACGTCGGCGTCCTCACTGGCCGCCCGGAGGCTGAAGCCGAGATCGCGCTCGAGCGCGTCGGCCTCGAAGACGCGATTTCGCTCGAGCACCGGTTCACGATGGACGACTGGGAGGAAGGCAAACCACATCCGCGGGCGCTGACGACGCTCGCCGAGCGCTTCGATGCCGAGCGTGTTGTCTTCGTTGGCGATACGTTAGACGACGTCCGAACCGCGACTAACGCCGCCGATGCTGATTCGGAGCGAGAGTATCACGGCGTTGGCGTGCTAACTGGCGGGCTGACTGGCGAGGAGGGACGACGAAAATACGAAGCCGAGGATGCCGCAGCCGTCCTCGAGTCGGTCAACGAGGTGCCCGACCTGCTCGAGGACGCCTAA
- a CDS encoding metalloprotease family protein: MPLESLPLSLVIVLLVVVLTFAVIGIGTMLWIAVRLFSIPGVVVHEFAHESACQLVGVRVLEVVYFRFGDPAGYVRHEQPARYRETFVICVAPFLVNTAVALVTFLGLAVVVGTLEEPVSLERVLSAPRETLLAGFGLAWLGLSVGMAAFPSTGDANQLWTRSRLEWKRSPLVLLGLPVVVVIYVVNVLSWLWADVLYALALLVLAFSLVGGIIP, from the coding sequence GTGCCCCTCGAGTCACTCCCGCTGTCTCTCGTAATTGTCCTCCTTGTAGTCGTCCTCACGTTCGCCGTCATCGGCATCGGAACGATGCTCTGGATCGCAGTTCGACTGTTCTCGATTCCCGGCGTCGTCGTCCACGAATTCGCCCACGAAAGCGCTTGTCAACTCGTCGGCGTGCGGGTACTCGAGGTCGTCTACTTCCGATTCGGCGACCCAGCGGGCTACGTCCGCCACGAACAGCCGGCGCGCTATCGCGAGACGTTCGTCATCTGCGTCGCGCCGTTTCTGGTCAACACCGCCGTTGCGCTCGTCACGTTTCTCGGCCTCGCCGTCGTGGTCGGCACACTCGAGGAGCCGGTGAGCCTCGAGCGCGTGCTATCGGCCCCACGGGAGACACTCCTCGCCGGATTCGGTCTCGCGTGGCTCGGGCTCTCCGTCGGGATGGCTGCATTTCCCAGCACCGGCGACGCGAACCAGCTCTGGACGCGCTCGCGCCTCGAGTGGAAACGATCCCCGCTCGTTTTGCTCGGATTGCCCGTTGTCGTCGTGATCTACGTCGTGAACGTGCTTTCGTGGCTGTGGGCGGACGTGCTCTATGCCCTCGCATTGCTCGTGCTCGCGTTTTCGCTCGTCGGCGGGATTATTCCGTGA
- a CDS encoding UPF0146 family protein → MSHSRRNLESIINYLTRFEHVVEIGIGRRTDLAVTLENAGVSVVATDITQREVPAGVEFVEDDIVDPDLAVYADADAIYARNLPPELHRPALEVAREVDTAFYFTTLGGDQPTVPVERKTVQEGTLYVAHDGDEQST, encoded by the coding sequence GTGTCCCACTCTCGCCGCAATCTTGAGTCAATAATAAATTACCTTACTCGGTTCGAACATGTCGTCGAAATTGGAATCGGTCGCCGCACGGATCTCGCGGTAACACTCGAGAACGCGGGCGTGTCGGTCGTCGCAACCGATATTACCCAGCGCGAGGTTCCCGCCGGTGTAGAGTTCGTCGAAGACGATATCGTCGATCCGGACCTCGCGGTCTACGCCGACGCAGACGCCATCTACGCGCGCAACTTGCCCCCGGAGTTACACCGGCCGGCACTCGAGGTTGCCCGCGAGGTCGACACTGCGTTCTATTTTACCACGCTCGGCGGCGATCAGCCCACGGTTCCGGTCGAGCGGAAGACGGTTCAAGAGGGGACGCTGTACGTGGCCCACGACGGCGACGAACAGAGCACATGA
- a CDS encoding archaemetzincin family Zn-dependent metalloprotease codes for MLVDIVPIGNVPAEVKRAASGALRSVYDCEVTVNDSQSVPNGAYDSGRNQYSAEPFIQLAERVGRGEKNIAITPHDLFYRRRNYVFGLAYLDGSGSVVSTYRLQTSSDGGFSNQSANEIFEDRVRKEIVHEIGHTYGLEHCDNNRCVMNFSPTVREVDIKEENLCGSCQRLIS; via the coding sequence ATGCTCGTCGACATCGTGCCGATCGGAAACGTCCCCGCGGAGGTCAAACGGGCAGCCTCCGGTGCGTTGCGATCGGTCTATGACTGCGAGGTCACGGTCAACGACTCGCAGTCGGTTCCAAACGGCGCGTACGACTCCGGGCGGAACCAGTACTCCGCCGAGCCGTTCATCCAACTCGCCGAACGCGTCGGTCGCGGTGAGAAAAACATCGCGATCACGCCACACGATCTGTTCTATCGCCGGCGTAACTACGTCTTCGGACTCGCCTACCTCGACGGCAGCGGCAGCGTCGTCTCGACGTACCGCCTCCAGACCTCAAGTGACGGCGGCTTCTCGAATCAAAGCGCCAACGAAATCTTCGAAGATCGCGTCCGCAAGGAAATCGTCCACGAAATCGGCCACACCTACGGGCTCGAACACTGCGACAACAACCGGTGCGTGATGAACTTCTCGCCGACCGTCCGCGAAGTCGACATTAAAGAGGAAAACCTCTGTGGTAGCTGTCAGCGCCTGATTAGCTAA
- a CDS encoding class I SAM-dependent methyltransferase, with amino-acid sequence MPTPTPFETQTAAYDDWFDANDGVYRTELAALERALEDVAVDTDTQALEVGVGTGRFGAPLDIPVGVDPAHSPLERAAERGVSTVRGVAESLPVADDALDLVLFVTVLSFVDDLEVTLQEARRVLAPDGTLVVAVLNRASPGGQVYQEHKDEDPFYAEAAFLSADEACTTLEDAGFTVEQRRQAVFGDPTEIDADAEPDVREGHGEGLFAVIRADPTDA; translated from the coding sequence ATGCCGACTCCCACCCCCTTTGAAACACAGACGGCAGCGTACGACGACTGGTTCGACGCGAACGACGGCGTCTACCGCACCGAACTAGCCGCCCTCGAGCGCGCACTCGAGGACGTCGCTGTCGATACCGACACGCAGGCTCTCGAGGTTGGCGTCGGCACTGGCCGGTTTGGGGCCCCACTCGATATCCCTGTAGGCGTCGATCCAGCCCACTCGCCGCTCGAGCGCGCCGCTGAACGTGGCGTCTCCACTGTCCGCGGCGTCGCCGAGTCGCTGCCGGTCGCCGACGACGCGCTCGATCTCGTCCTGTTCGTCACCGTCCTCTCGTTCGTCGACGACCTCGAGGTAACACTGCAGGAAGCCCGCCGTGTGCTTGCGCCCGATGGCACGCTCGTTGTTGCCGTCCTCAACCGAGCGAGCCCCGGCGGACAGGTGTATCAGGAACACAAAGACGAGGACCCCTTTTACGCCGAGGCTGCATTTCTGAGCGCCGACGAGGCGTGTACTACACTCGAGGATGCGGGATTCACTGTCGAGCAGCGCCGCCAGGCGGTGTTCGGCGATCCGACCGAGATCGACGCTGACGCTGAACCGGACGTTCGCGAGGGCCACGGCGAGGGCCTGTTCGCGGTGATTCGAGCCGACCCAACTGATGCGTAA
- a CDS encoding ribosome biogenesis/translation initiation ATPase RLI: MADDSIAVVDLDRCQPDRCSYECKNYCPPNRTGKECITLRGEETDEGQPEQVHISEEICLGETCGICVEKCPFDAIEIINLPNELQDDPVHRYGENAFSLYGLPAPQEGQVTGILGPNGIGKTTAVRILAGELEPNLGRHDEDIDWDDVLEAYRGTELQDYIEDVRDGDVTVARKPQYVDQIPNSFDGNTRQLLEQTDERGALDELVERLEIGPVMDHSIDDLSGGELQRVAIAATLARDTDFYFLDEVTPYLDIGQRVTAARLIQELAEEEDRSMLVVEHDLAILDLLADTLHVAYGEPGAYGVITSPKSVRNGINEYLSGYLDNENMRIRPNPIEFEEHAPRSGGHGDTLIEYPDLTKSYGDGEFTLEVESGKIRENEVLGIVGPNGIGKSTFAKLLTGNLEADEGDADLDLNISYKPQYVTIDQHMRVDAFLSSITDQFGSSYWNTEIAQPLQLERIMEQNLSDLSGGERQRVAIAACLSDSADLYLLDEPSAHLDVEQRVQATSAIRRYAEQQDATVLVIDHDIYMMDLLADRMMVFDGEPAAHGRAGTPQSMRGGMNDFLANLEVTFRRDERTSRPRINKPDSQLDKQQKSDGEYYYAP, translated from the coding sequence ATGGCGGACGATAGTATTGCCGTCGTCGACCTTGATCGGTGCCAGCCAGATCGGTGTAGTTACGAGTGCAAGAACTACTGTCCGCCAAACCGCACCGGTAAGGAGTGTATCACGCTGCGCGGCGAGGAAACCGACGAAGGCCAACCCGAACAGGTTCATATCTCTGAGGAGATCTGTCTCGGTGAAACCTGTGGAATCTGCGTCGAAAAGTGCCCCTTCGATGCCATCGAGATCATCAATCTTCCCAACGAACTACAGGATGATCCAGTCCACCGATACGGCGAAAACGCCTTTTCGCTGTACGGGCTGCCGGCACCACAGGAAGGTCAGGTCACGGGGATTCTTGGCCCGAACGGGATCGGGAAAACGACGGCCGTGCGCATCCTGGCCGGCGAACTCGAGCCGAATCTCGGCCGCCACGACGAAGACATCGACTGGGATGACGTCCTCGAGGCCTATCGCGGGACCGAACTACAGGATTACATCGAGGACGTTCGCGACGGCGACGTGACGGTTGCGCGCAAACCACAGTACGTCGACCAGATTCCGAACAGTTTCGACGGCAACACACGCCAACTGCTCGAGCAGACTGACGAACGTGGTGCGCTCGATGAGTTAGTCGAGCGCCTCGAGATTGGGCCAGTGATGGACCACTCAATCGACGATCTTTCGGGCGGTGAACTCCAGCGTGTCGCCATCGCAGCGACCTTAGCGCGCGATACGGACTTTTACTTCCTCGACGAAGTCACGCCGTATCTCGACATCGGCCAGCGTGTCACCGCGGCGCGACTGATTCAGGAACTCGCCGAAGAGGAAGATCGGTCGATGCTGGTCGTCGAACACGACCTTGCGATTCTGGACTTGCTCGCCGATACGCTTCACGTCGCATACGGTGAACCCGGCGCGTACGGTGTCATCACCTCGCCGAAATCCGTCCGAAACGGGATCAACGAGTACCTCTCGGGCTATCTCGACAACGAGAACATGCGAATCCGGCCGAACCCAATCGAGTTCGAGGAACACGCACCCCGAAGCGGTGGCCACGGGGACACGCTCATCGAATACCCCGACCTCACCAAGAGCTACGGCGACGGCGAGTTCACACTCGAGGTCGAGTCAGGCAAAATTCGGGAGAACGAAGTCCTCGGCATCGTCGGCCCGAACGGGATCGGGAAGTCGACGTTCGCGAAACTGTTGACCGGAAACCTCGAGGCCGACGAGGGTGACGCAGACCTCGACCTGAACATTTCTTACAAGCCGCAGTATGTGACCATCGACCAGCACATGCGCGTCGATGCGTTCCTCTCGTCGATTACGGACCAGTTCGGCTCGTCCTACTGGAACACCGAAATCGCCCAGCCGCTCCAACTCGAGCGGATCATGGAGCAGAATCTCTCGGATCTCTCCGGCGGTGAGCGCCAGCGAGTTGCGATTGCTGCGTGTCTCTCCGACTCCGCGGACCTCTACTTGCTCGACGAACCGTCGGCACATCTGGACGTTGAACAGCGTGTTCAGGCCACGAGCGCGATTCGCCGATACGCCGAACAGCAGGATGCGACCGTGCTCGTCATCGACCACGACATCTACATGATGGATCTGCTTGCGGACCGGATGATGGTCTTCGACGGCGAACCCGCGGCCCATGGTCGCGCTGGCACGCCACAGTCGATGCGTGGTGGCATGAACGACTTCCTCGCAAATCTCGAGGTCACGTTCCGTCGCGACGAGCGGACCTCGCGCCCGCGGATCAACAAGCCCGACTCGCAGTTGGACAAACAGCAAAAAAGCGACGGCGAGTACTACTACGCGCCGTAA
- a CDS encoding EMC6-like membrane protein, with product MSTESISDRREHIRSISVTALSALLGVAAAFASMAITGDVNSLEAADAAAGDTRALLLVVGAILAQIIFYDVTSIYGDDEFGMKHYLYVTFMTFAFWFVVWGIMLTAGAAA from the coding sequence ATGTCGACTGAATCGATTAGTGACCGACGTGAGCATATCCGCTCGATCAGCGTCACCGCGCTGTCTGCGTTGCTCGGCGTCGCCGCGGCATTTGCCTCGATGGCGATCACGGGCGACGTGAACTCACTCGAGGCGGCGGACGCTGCCGCGGGTGATACGCGGGCGTTGTTGCTCGTCGTGGGTGCGATCCTCGCACAGATTATTTTCTACGATGTGACGAGCATCTACGGTGACGACGAGTTCGGGATGAAACACTACCTCTACGTCACGTTCATGACGTTTGCGTTCTGGTTCGTGGTGTGGGGCATCATGCTGACGGCGGGGGCCGCAGCCTAA